One window of Leishmania infantum JPCM5 genome chromosome 8 genomic DNA carries:
- a CDS encoding putative small ubiquitin protein produces MEHPEHTNQHPEGNNNTEAPAPVKAEAAAAVSAQQISLKVVNADGAEMFFKIKRGTQLKKLIDAYCKKQGISRGSVRFLFDGAPIDEMKTPEDLGMEDDDVIDAMVEQTGGCVVRQL; encoded by the coding sequence ATGGAGCATCCGGAGCACACCAACCAGCACCCGGAAGGGAACAACAACACCgaagcgccagcgccagtgaaggcggaggccgccgctgccgtatCGGCACAGCAGATCTCGCTGAAGGTCGTcaacgccgacggcgcggagatGTTCTTCAAGATCAAGCGAGGGACGCAGCTGAAGAAGCTGATCGACGCGTACTGCAAGAAGCAGGGCATCTCCCGCGGGAGCGTTCGCTTCCTCTTCGACGGCGCGCCGATCGATGAGATGAAGACGCCGGAGGATTTGGGGatggaggacgacgacgtgATCGACGCCATGGTAGAGCAGACCGGCGGGTGCGTGGTGAGGCAGCTATGA